A genome region from Variovorax paradoxus includes the following:
- a CDS encoding HNH endonuclease has protein sequence MPDRAFLECTRRKLFARRPHCSSCNRGLPKFNLRSSHMRKSHLRLQFLRRCACRKQDGRCFYCLKPMGRDVTAEHLVARMDGGNDTPANIVAACRRCNAARHQEDQTDAPDPATHQTFVLLIAAAGLDLGLRRHGAKKKPAEAG, from the coding sequence ATGCCCGACCGTGCATTTCTTGAATGCACCCGCCGAAAGCTCTTTGCCCGGCGCCCGCACTGCAGCTCATGCAACCGGGGACTTCCAAAGTTCAACCTTAGGAGTTCCCATATGCGGAAATCCCACCTTCGACTTCAGTTTCTTCGTCGCTGCGCCTGCAGAAAGCAGGACGGCCGGTGCTTCTACTGTCTTAAGCCCATGGGCCGCGATGTCACCGCCGAACATCTGGTGGCTCGCATGGACGGTGGCAATGACACGCCTGCGAACATCGTCGCGGCATGCCGGCGATGCAACGCTGCGCGGCATCAGGAAGATCAGACCGACGCGCCAGACCCGGCCACGCACCAGACGTTCGTTTTGCTGATCGCTGCCGCTGGCCTCGACCTTGGTCTCCGCCGCCACGGCGCGAAAAAGAAGCCCGCCGAAGCGGGCTGA
- a CDS encoding glycoside hydrolase family 19 protein has translation MIDTQTLIDCTGAARADAERYVLHLADGMNRFGIHSDNAVAAFLGQLTIESDALAKVEEGLYYTTAARLREVFPSLFVQGGYRAEDYVRIPKSLSALRYKGFHGRGLIQLTWEDAYIAAGRAMGVNYRDNPELLLQPQHAALSACWFFADFKGCLPAAERGDVYEITGRVNGPKRLKLAERKAATARAYKVLTK, from the coding sequence ATGATCGACACACAGACCCTCATCGACTGCACGGGCGCCGCGCGCGCCGACGCCGAACGCTACGTCCTGCACCTGGCGGATGGCATGAACCGTTTCGGCATCCACTCGGACAACGCTGTAGCGGCCTTTCTCGGGCAGCTCACCATCGAGTCGGATGCACTCGCGAAGGTGGAGGAAGGGCTCTACTACACAACGGCGGCACGCCTGCGCGAGGTCTTCCCGAGCCTGTTCGTGCAGGGCGGCTATCGGGCCGAGGACTACGTGCGCATCCCGAAGAGCTTGAGCGCGCTGCGCTACAAGGGCTTCCATGGCCGCGGCCTGATTCAGTTGACCTGGGAGGATGCCTACATCGCAGCGGGGCGCGCCATGGGCGTGAACTACCGCGACAACCCCGAGCTGCTGCTGCAGCCGCAGCATGCCGCGCTCTCGGCGTGCTGGTTCTTTGCCGACTTCAAGGGCTGTCTGCCGGCGGCCGAGCGTGGCGATGTCTACGAGATCACCGGGCGCGTCAACGGCCCGAAGCGGCTGAAGCTCGCCGAGCGCAAGGCGGCCACGGCGCGCGCTTACAAGGTGCTGACGAAATGA
- a CDS encoding SPRY domain-containing protein, which produces MAAHRYWRAIGLESYGEALELTEFHLLGAGVRVDAPAVLTSSIAPAAGSPANLKDDNLSTGASWTGASVAALVLSWDFGAGGSADVTDIRLGSAVDAAKFLLAGKLQYSDDATTWVDAWTPFAGVAWPGPRAKTTSEAIGGWLRGFKNDVDLSAGGSIATLKTASGVSPRVATAGRTAGVLQVEFEWLNVSLTGATTAVGVMGAASLPTSGATVVGNALDSWAYTNTGTRRTNSVGVAYGASYTLADVIGMVVDFAAGSITFYKNGVSQGVAYSGLSFAELFAAAQMYNFGQNWQVRIRTKGFIYPVAGATPWEERDSAITQNALRGKTRAAAVAVAPTPTTVPVDFGNMRLSPVYQARGDYLTGVIGRGTGRVRGFTLDYVNPLNKPYRCRVRLVRESDGLQLREAWSAADGSYDFQYVDELQSYTVIAYYEAHGKRAVVTDGLTLANGKVELMA; this is translated from the coding sequence ATGGCTGCACATCGCTACTGGCGAGCCATCGGGTTGGAGAGCTACGGCGAGGCGCTGGAGCTGACCGAGTTTCATCTGCTCGGTGCCGGCGTGCGCGTCGATGCGCCGGCGGTGCTCACGTCGAGCATCGCGCCGGCCGCCGGGTCGCCGGCAAACCTCAAGGACGACAACCTCTCGACGGGCGCCTCGTGGACGGGCGCGAGTGTGGCGGCGCTGGTGCTGTCGTGGGACTTTGGCGCCGGCGGCTCTGCGGATGTGACCGACATTCGCCTCGGCTCGGCAGTGGATGCAGCGAAGTTTCTGCTTGCGGGCAAGCTGCAGTATTCCGACGATGCAACCACGTGGGTTGACGCATGGACGCCGTTCGCCGGTGTCGCCTGGCCGGGACCGAGGGCGAAGACGACTTCGGAGGCCATCGGCGGTTGGCTGCGAGGATTCAAGAACGATGTGGACCTGAGCGCGGGCGGCAGCATCGCGACGCTGAAAACCGCCAGTGGCGTGAGTCCTCGCGTCGCGACGGCCGGACGGACGGCCGGTGTGCTGCAGGTTGAGTTTGAATGGCTCAACGTATCTCTCACAGGCGCTACGACAGCAGTCGGCGTCATGGGCGCGGCCTCCCTGCCAACGTCTGGCGCTACCGTCGTTGGTAACGCGCTTGATTCTTGGGCATACACGAATACGGGCACAAGGCGAACCAATTCCGTTGGGGTCGCTTACGGGGCGAGCTACACGCTGGCTGACGTGATCGGGATGGTGGTCGATTTCGCGGCGGGATCGATCACCTTCTACAAGAATGGTGTGAGCCAAGGCGTCGCGTACTCGGGCCTGTCGTTCGCGGAGCTGTTCGCGGCGGCGCAGATGTACAACTTCGGACAGAACTGGCAGGTTCGCATCCGCACGAAAGGCTTCATCTACCCGGTGGCGGGCGCGACGCCGTGGGAAGAGCGCGACTCGGCGATCACACAGAACGCCTTGAGAGGGAAGACCAGAGCTGCGGCGGTGGCGGTGGCGCCCACGCCAACGACGGTGCCGGTGGACTTCGGGAATATGCGGCTCTCTCCGGTCTACCAGGCGCGAGGGGACTACCTCACCGGCGTGATCGGCCGCGGCACGGGTCGCGTGCGCGGCTTCACGCTCGACTACGTGAACCCGCTGAACAAGCCTTACCGCTGCCGCGTGCGGCTGGTGCGCGAGTCGGATGGCCTGCAGTTGCGCGAAGCGTGGAGCGCGGCAGATGGCAGCTACGACTTCCAGTATGTCGATGAGCTGCAGAGCTACACCGTCATTGCCTACTATGAGGCGCATGGCAAGCGTGCCGTCGTGACCGATGGCCTGACCCTCGCCAATGGCAAGGTGGAGCTGATGGCATGA
- a CDS encoding nucleotide-binding protein: MQGATVALAKLAAILGAVRSALSENASRLSNPNAIELRQSFYPEHFRNYFYRADEQLDVLRAVAPDFFDDFPPLLQQPSQKLINDHVVYSRAQMTRLARDIEQVLEIRANSQHAHSSALESPNRVFITHGHAKDWLEVQAYIERDLALQTLELSQEASTGNTIIEKLEANAARCNSAVIVMSGDDVDQGGQVRARENVMHEIGFFHGKYGRANVILLHQDGVSVPTNLSGIVYVPYPKGYVSAGFAVMARELKATYTR; the protein is encoded by the coding sequence ATGCAAGGTGCAACCGTCGCTCTCGCAAAACTCGCCGCAATCTTGGGCGCGGTGCGCAGCGCGCTTTCCGAGAACGCCTCGCGACTCTCTAACCCCAATGCGATTGAGCTACGGCAGTCGTTTTACCCAGAGCATTTCAGGAACTACTTCTACCGGGCCGACGAACAGTTGGACGTACTGCGCGCGGTAGCACCTGATTTCTTCGACGATTTTCCTCCGCTACTTCAGCAACCGAGCCAGAAACTGATAAATGATCACGTCGTTTACTCTCGGGCCCAGATGACTCGCCTTGCCCGCGATATCGAGCAGGTCCTTGAGATCCGTGCCAACAGTCAGCATGCCCACTCATCGGCCCTCGAATCTCCTAACCGTGTCTTCATTACCCATGGCCATGCCAAAGACTGGCTGGAAGTCCAAGCCTACATTGAGCGCGATCTAGCACTTCAAACGCTGGAACTGTCCCAGGAAGCAAGCACTGGGAACACCATAATCGAGAAGCTGGAAGCGAATGCTGCTCGGTGCAACTCGGCCGTCATCGTCATGAGCGGCGATGACGTTGACCAGGGAGGTCAGGTCCGGGCCCGAGAGAACGTGATGCACGAGATCGGCTTCTTTCACGGAAAGTATGGGCGAGCCAACGTCATCTTGCTTCACCAAGACGGAGTGAGTGTGCCGACGAATCTCTCCGGCATCGTCTACGTGCCATATCCGAAGGGCTATGTATCCGCGGGATTTGCCGTCATGGCGAGGGAGCTGAAAGCGACCTACACTCGATAG